The following proteins are co-located in the Silene latifolia isolate original U9 population chromosome 1, ASM4854445v1, whole genome shotgun sequence genome:
- the LOC141653730 gene encoding uncharacterized protein LOC141653730: MPKAEGGLGIKRASAWNIASVGKLVSWIYTKSDRLWIKWVDSVYLKGSSWHDYTPANDSTWTWKSICKVKERIKDGFIDNVWAPHQKGYTIGNGYDWLLGNHMKQQWSAIVWNNWNIPKASFISWLIMQEGINIKSKLYAYGFCQDDRCILCDTQSETIPHLFTECEFSRKIQKCVEDWIGQPMPTINDLLTTNRNNLKWKALAMILTTYRYFIWDQRNHARIELNLMRPPVVVEQMKKMILLQLRRRCMGKDGMSEMEIRNCPGFY; the protein is encoded by the coding sequence ATGCCTAAAGCAGAAGGAGGATTAGGCATTAAGAGAGCCAGTGCCTGGAATATAGCTTCTGTTGGTAAATTGGTTAGTTGGATTTACACGAAGTCTGATAGATTATGGATCAAATGGGTTGACAGTGTTTACCTCAAAGGGTCTTCATGGCATGACTATACTCCAGCAAATGATTCTACATGGACTTGGAAGAGTATTTGTAAGGTGAAGGAGAGGATTAAGGATGGATTCATTGATAATGTTTGGGCTCCTCACCAGAAGGGGTACACAATTGGGAATGGATATGATTGGCTTCTGGGAAATCATATGAAACAACAATGGTCTGCTATTGTTTGGAATAACTGGAATATTCCTAAAGCTTCGTTCATATCATGGCTCATTATGCAGGAAGGTATTAACATCAAGTCGAAACTCTATGCCTATGGATTCTGTCAGGATGATAGGTGTATTTTGTGTGATACTCAGTCTGAAACAATCCCTCATCTGTTCACTGAGTGTGAATTTAGCAGAAAGATTCAGAAGTGTGTTGAGGATTGGATTGGTCAACCAATGCCTACAATCAATGACTTACTGACTACAAATCGCAATAATTTGAAATGGAAAGCACTAGCTATGATTTTGACGACTTACAGATATTTCATCTGGGATCAGCGGAATCATGCGAGGATTGAGCTTAATTTGATGAGACCTCCAGTGGTTGTAGAGCAGATGAAGAAGATGATTCTGCTGCAACTTAGACGGAGATGTATGGGTAAGGATGGAATGAGTGAAATGGAAATCCGGAATTGTCCGGGTTTCTATTGA